In Zingiber officinale cultivar Zhangliang chromosome 3A, Zo_v1.1, whole genome shotgun sequence, the DNA window AAGTTCAGTAGAAAAAAATAGTGAGATGgacatatgtatatatatttttagtaatgataacaaaaattaattttttaaaataatttatattgtgcATTTGTCAATATTCTTAATCATTAAACAATTGAAACAACAGATTTGTTTAGTAAGAAAGGAGATATCAATATTGCACTAAGATTGAAATATCTTAAATCATTTTTAGGCATGCTAATTAGAGTTCCATAAATTACTCTACCCCTCACACCTTCATGTCTAATCTCTTCTATTTGTCTAACTGTATAATACATTTTACCCTATTTTTTCTTATTCATTGTTAAATAGACCTATACCTAGCTGTTCCCGAgatcattaaaattttaatttgatcctTCTACTAAACTACACATGCATCTTAGCTTTCTCATATTTGATATATTAACATCTGTATTATTTTAAACTAGGCATTTGATCATCCTTCTATATTAACCTACACTGCATCACGTATAACATATGCAATCCAGTTGGCTTCGATATGCTGGACCAGACAGCTCATGTGGTTCATGCATTTATATATGCGAACTTCTAACATTGAAATTGTAATTAATTCAAACCAGCTATTTTTTCTGTCCATGTCAAATTTTGTTGACTTGTGTAAAcctataattgaaaattttgttacaGTACCGCCAGTATATTTAACATCAGTAATCATCATACATACTGTTATCATTATTATATATGCCTTTTTCTCTAATATTCACCACATAACTGGTTTGGTATTTTATATGACAAAATCATTAATTATTTCCAAGTTAATGAAAATTTTATGTAATTCCTTATCTCTATGCCTTTTAATGGTTGTCTTAATTTATGATTGACATCTATTACTGACTTTCTGAGCATGGAATTAAATTTATGTCCCTAAACTTATTTGATTTCTTGGTCTTCTCTCATTAACCCTTTCCCATAGTAGTATGGTATGACTCAACAACTTAATTCTCTATTATTGAAATTATATTATAAGTCACCTTTATTCTTAAAATGTGTATCAAATAACTTTTCATCCTTTCCTTAGACATCTAACATCTTCTTGAAAAACTTAGTTAGCCAAATTATAACATAATCTTCTTAATTCTTCAAAATTTCAATAGAATGTGCTTGACCAATGTTCATTTTCTTAAAAGTTTCTTTAATCTTATTCATTTTATATTATAAATCCATGATTTCTAAACTTAGTGTTTAGGATCTTCTTTGTAAATCCACCTAACTAATTTTTTTTGTCACTTTATAAGCACTGTGTGGTTCATTTCAGTAATGTTTACTTTTGTTGAAAACACCTGATGTCTTACATCTTATAAGTTAGGATGAGAAGATACCAGAGAATCTTGTGAAATTACAATTTCCTGTAACTCTCAAGAAGCAATTGGTTGATGAATGGGAATTTGTTACTCAGATGGGTAAGGTAAATCTTCCTCCTTTGTTCATTTGAAAATGCATTAAACGGACTTATACTTCCAAATTTACCTTTCTGTAGTAACTAGTTGTAATCAATCAACCCTTTTGGGTGAAGCTATGCTGGGTGGTTCTTTTACTTGCTCAACTATCTgagaattatattaaattatatttaattttgaccGAATGATGCATGAAATGGCAACCATGAAATAATTTGCATCTAAAAGTTTCGTGGTATTTTGAGGAACTCATGTTGATAAGGACAATGGATAAATGAAGACTGTGGTTTGGTATGTTAATCATGAATCCTTTCATATGACTTTTGTTTTACCAATCACCTAGCTTTTTGATGTTTTCTAAATCACTGCAGACATGTTCGGTGATTATTAGTTGATTGGACTGAGAATATAAAAATCTGAATATTGAGGAAAGTGTTATGGAAAAAAATGGACTAACATTTTGAACACATCACCAGATTTTTGGATGATCCCCTCTCCACACACTAAACAAAACCTAGCTTGAATGGTGGTCCAGAGTTTGCGTCTGTCACTCGTATTAGTATGTTTTGATCAGGATGGCACTGATGACAAAAAATTTGGGGAACCATCATCCAAAGTCTTGGCCCACCATTTATACCATTTTGCTCAGACCAAAATTGCACAATGGTAATTGAAAATTTATGGGTTTTCTACTGGAAATGGTATCTGTGCTCTTAGCTGTTAAAAAAAAACCGTAGTTACATCCAAATCAAGTGATATACGGTTGGTTCGATATTGCATGCCTTTTTGCATATTGGAGTTTTATTGATCAGGATGGTACGGATGACAAAAAATTTGGGGAACCATCATCCAAAGTCTTGGCCCACCATTTATACCATTTTGCTCAGACCAAAATTGCACAATGGTAATTGAAAATTTATGGGTTTTCTACTGGAAGTGGTATCTGTGCTCTTAGCTGTTAAAAAAAACCGTAGTTACATCCAAATCAAGTGATATACGGTTGGTTCGATATTGCATGCCTTTTTGCATATTGGAGTTTTACCTATCATGACTCAAATCCATGACTCTTAACTTGAATTTTTGCTGTATTTTAATCACAATATAAACACTATAGAGAATCTTAGTCATCTTCATTATTTTTAACCAACTTGGTAGTAAATCATACCCTTAATTCAAATTGTGGCAGTTAGTGTTCCTCGGTACCTTGCTAGATATTATTGCCCCTCTTTAGAGAATGAATCTCATTCCATATACCTACCTGCTTAGATAAGGGAATTGTTCCATTTACTTGCTAGGCCAAACTAGTAGCTCCAAATGCTTAAGCCCCAGTTAACAATAGCTCATTCAATTAAGTTTATAAAGCTTCTTGAACCCACAACTTATCATGTGGGTAGCATGGGACTAAATTGGGGTATCACAGATTCCATTTGGTGAGTTTACATTCTAGTAAGTCGCAAAGAGTGCTAAATTGCTAAGCAACAAACCAACACACAATTTTATCTTTGGTCTCATTATGGATGCACCACATTTCCACTGAACCATTTACAACTAGTTATCGGACCTCATTTTGGTTTGACCTATAATCTAACTGGTTTATGATCAATGATAGTAATTGTTTATAAACATATTTATACAAATTGCAAGCACGCAGAGATAAGTACCATGCATTTTTATTCATAGATGGGTGCATGAAATTCATTTCTAGGTAAAATGATGCCACAAGGTAAATTTGTTTTACATATGAATATGTAAATATTCTGATTGGTCGGTGCATTAAAGGAATAAAAGAACAGTGATATAATTATCTTGTCTCGTATCATCGTcttttttctttaatattttcttCGCCTATTCTACATTTTATGTGTGGCATCAATGTTATGATTTGTGCATCAGTTTTCAGTTAGTGGATGGTGTCTCTATTGCAGCTAGTGAAACTTCCTCGTTCTCCAAATGTTGATGAAATCCTAAAGAAGTACCTTGATTTTCAGATACAGAAAGATGGGATGTAAGTTTTGGGTTCCCAAACTGCAAAAGGCTAATTTGCATTATTCTTTTATTGACTTGtaattgctttttttttttgtattaataATCGATACCCAagtttttttgtttctttcattTGCACCATTATCTTCTGCTGATATGGCTTCTCTTGGGAACTTTGCTGTAAAACTTATATGCAGTGATAGTGAACGATTCTCTTTTTTCATCTAAATTTCTAAAATGCAACATCTTATGTCCCTTCCATCTTAGTTCACCTAGTATAGTAATGTATATTGACATGAGATAATTaggaaaaaatgaaaaatagttTATGTTCTTTTGTTACAGTATGGAGTTTAAATAATTTGTTATTGCATTAAATCCCTGTGTTACCCATCTTATTGCTTCAAAATGCTAGTTTCCTTTTATATACACTTGATTTCCCATAATTTCAATTGGGAAAATTCCTTAATGGTCATATAGGTATCTGTTTTGGTACCCAGCTTAGTATTGTTTCTTTTAACATGAGGGTAATCTTTATTGTGCTACCTTATTTTAGAATCTTGAGGTACTTTTCTTAGCATATAACCTCTTTACTGCTACTTGCTACTGTGAGAATGATTTCTATAAAATTCATAGGATTACTGAGTCAGTTGGTGAGATGCTTAAAGGCTTGCGTTGCTATTTTGATAAAGCATTACCAGCAATGCTTTTGTACAAAAAGGAGCGGTTACAATATCATAAAACAATTCGTGATGATGTGTCTCCTTCAACAGTGTATGGAGCAGAACATCTTTTGCGCCTTTTTGGTATGCTCTTATACATGATTTCTTCTATTGCCCCAATTTAGTAACATTTTCATCTTAATGTCAGGCTTTTCTCATACATTTATATTGCCTATAAAAATCATTTCTGTTGCGGCAGATATTGCCATGTACATGCTCATTAATATGTAGAGTATTGTGCATTCGCTTAGCTCTGTCCACCAGAATGTTCTGCACTAGACTTTTATTGCTTAAATTTCAGTTGATGGTACCCGCCACTTGTCTCAAAACAACAGGAGCCAGAAACTTGTTAGCATACACACAGTGGACcatatttttttctctatttgTAATTTATGGTATATAGTAATGTCGATGCAACATATGGTGAATGCCTTACatattaattagtttgtgttaaTTTTCTTTTGTCTATAGTGAAGTTGCCTGAACTACTTGCCTGTGTCAACATGGAGGAGGAAGCACTTgcaaaattacaaaagaaattgtTGGATATTCTCAGGTATGTTTTGTTCTTTCTGAAGTATTTTCTTATCGATTAGTCATTAGATATTTGAGATTTCTTGTTTGCATTCTATGCCAAAGTGATCGATACTAACGATATCTTTTCCCCAGATTTAATTTCAATTATCATACGCTTCTAATGGCTTCCAACTTTGCGATGCGTACTTATTTAAGCATTATTCATGGATAAAAGTATTCATAAATAATCGTCAAAAACTTTTGGCCTGTAGTACCTAACATTGCTTTTTTCCTTGCAGGTTTTTGCAAAAAAATCAGAGCACCTTTTTCCTTTCAGCTTATGATGGTGCCGCTGGAGGAGCCGATGAATCTGATGCCAAATAGAAACTAATGGAGTCCACTTTGCAATACGCAAACTCCAAGTGAGCTAACCTGTTTCTGTTAAATACTCGAATGGTTTTGCTACCAGTTTGTACATTTAACACGAGACGCTTTAGCCATTCTTTAGCAAAAGATTGGCTTCGCCTGTTCAATTAAGCTACAGCTAGTAAAAACACGACTTGTCCATCGAACAATGTTCCAACTAATGAAACTGCTGCCGCACCATGTGAGTAATCCAGATTCTTGTGATGGACTCCGTTAATTGTGCACTTGCTTGTTTAATTTAGAAGGATAAATTGGTATTTCAGTCTACTTGATAATTTTCCTAAATAATAAACTGGCTTGGATGGTAGACATTGGCAGTACGACAATTAATTTCTGGAACACTATTATTCTTAGTTCGATTGGAATAAGTGATTGGGCATTACAATGTAGAAGATTAATTAATTCGTCACGGCTATAATCCGACGGTGGAGGAGACGCCGGAGGTGGCCAGCACCGCCTTCTCCAACACCTGGACCGCATCCTTCATGGAAGGCCTCCGATGGGGCGCCACCGCGCAGCAAGCGAATCCCAGCTTGAAGCAGCTCAGCAACGCCTCCTCCCTCCCCTCCACCTCCCCCCTCACTGTCGGGTCCGCCATCCTTAGAATCCGGTTCCTCTCCTCCACCATGAACCCCACCGACCCCTGCCCGATCTCCGCCTCCGAAAGCGGCCTCCCGGCGACCAACTCAAGCAGCAGCGCCCCGAAGGAGTACACGTCCCATTTCGCGTTGGGCTTCAGGTACTTCAGCCGCTCCGGCGCCTGGTACCGGGCCGCCGTAGTCAATGCCGCCGCCGCCGTGGAGGAGGTCGATGCGCGAGGACTGACTTCGGTGACCCCCGACGACGCCGGCGAGGGAAGCTCCGTCGAGTTGCTGCTCTGCAACTGCACCGGCCGCTTGGTTCCGAAGAGCCGCGCCGACGCGCTCAGTCGGGGGCCGCCGTCGCCGGAGATGAGGTGGTCCAGGCCGAAGTCGGCGATCTTCGGCTGCATCTCTGAGTCGAGGAGAACGTTGCTTAGCTTGATGTTGCCATGGGTGGCCTTCTTCTCGTGAAGGTAAGCGAGCCCCCTGGCCAGTCCTCTCGCCACCCGAAGCCGCGATTCCCAGTTCAGGTGCGACGACACCGACGAGCCTGGCTTCTCTGAGAACAACAAACAAACAATTACACAGCGTTGAATAAAATCCGTATTTACGAGGGGGAAAAGGAGAAATTTACTGGTAAATGAGATGTTGGCGAGGCTGCCCTTCGAGGCGAAGTCATGGATTAGGAGCTTCTCGTCGGCGCCCCAGTAGAAGCCACGGAGGCGAAGTAGGTTCGGGTGGCGGAATTTGGCGAGGCCGCGGACCTGCGCCTCGAAGTCCTTCAGTCTGTCGAGGGTGCAGCCATCGCCAATGCGACGCACGGCGAGGGCGGTGCCATCGGCGAGCACCGCCTTGTAGACGATGCTCGACCCGGTGGCGCCGATCACGAAAGCTGAGGCCTTGAGCAGGGTTTCGAGCTCCAGCTGCGGTTCGCCGTCGACGGTGACGAGGGTGGCTCTCTGTGGCTTCAGCTGCCGCGGTGGCGGCGGGGTCCCTCCTTCGCTGCCGTCCTCCCTCCCTCTCCCCCCGTGAAGCTCTTCCTCTGTTTCTGTTTCCGCAGACGAGGACTCGCCGGAAGTTTCATCGCTGCTATCTCCATTCCCTTTCTTTGTCAGACACCATGGAAATCCACCGAAGACGTGGCATTCGGGATCAGTCGCCGGCGGTTGCTGCTTCTCATGGTTTGTTTCTTTTCTCTGTTCGCTTTTCTTCTTTTCCGCTTGGTACACGTAAAAGAACACTGCTAAAATAAGGCCGATTCCGGCCATGTCTCCGACTGCTATCGCAATGACTACCGCGGGCCGGAGCCTGCCCTGCCCTTTCCCGCCATTCGTTGGTGAATTCCCTTCCGCGTTCTTAGGAAGGACGGCGATGGCGGGAGGAGACTTGGCTGTAAGTGGAGCTTCCGTGTCGGAATCAGGCGGCTTATAGAAGAAGGTAGAAGGGATCGTGC includes these proteins:
- the LOC122053197 gene encoding protein MRG1 isoform X1, producing MGSTNTGGGVKEETSTDGDGGDNAAAAGRNDASDPSGGGVFAEGEKVLAYHGPLIYEAKVQKAEIRKDEWRYFVHYLGWSKNWDEWVPADRMLKCTEENIRKQQALEKNQNSEKNPRSGRSTQTKLKDAKVDKEDPKSYVSKGKKRKVQSDLQDEKIPENLVKLQFPVTLKKQLVDEWEFVTQMGKLVKLPRSPNVDEILKKYLDFQIQKDGMITESVGEMLKGLRCYFDKALPAMLLYKKERLQYHKTIRDDVSPSTVYGAEHLLRLFVKLPELLACVNMEEEALAKLQKKLLDILRFLQKNQSTFFLSAYDGAAGGADESDAK
- the LOC122053197 gene encoding protein MRG1 isoform X2; protein product: MGSTNTGGGVKEETSTDGDGGDNAAAAGRNDASDPSGGGVFAEGEKVLAYHGPLIYEAKVQKAEIRKDEWRYFVHYLGWSKNWDEWVPADRMLKCTEENIRKQQALEKNQNSEKNPRSGRSTQTKLKVSKGKKRKVQSDLQDEKIPENLVKLQFPVTLKKQLVDEWEFVTQMGKLVKLPRSPNVDEILKKYLDFQIQKDGMITESVGEMLKGLRCYFDKALPAMLLYKKERLQYHKTIRDDVSPSTVYGAEHLLRLFVKLPELLACVNMEEEALAKLQKKLLDILRFLQKNQSTFFLSAYDGAAGGADESDAK
- the LOC122053196 gene encoding probable LRR receptor-like serine/threonine-protein kinase At4g37250 isoform X1 translates to MKSSKCVLALLLPLLLLVASAFGFDDDGELLLHFKRSVVSDPLATLEDWNSDDATPCSWNGVACMGFPCLRNATASVASRVVSLILPDSRLSGRIPPELGFLEHLRHLDLSGNALNGTLPASILNASELRVLSLADNEISGEFPDLDAGRLSNLQVLNLSGNALEGEMPATLALLPSLTVVSLANNYLSGELTDGGFGQVEYLDLSSNLINGTIPTGFGGRWLQYLNLSHNLLTGEIPPALASVIPPNATVCLAFNNLTGSVPQEGAFALQKPVAFAGNPGLCGAPLENLCTIPSTFFYKPPDSDTEAPLTAKSPPAIAVLPKNAEGNSPTNGGKGQGRLRPAVVIAIAVGDMAGIGLILAVFFYVYQAEKKKSEQRKETNHEKQQPPATDPECHVFGGFPWCLTKKGNGDSSDETSGESSSAETETEEELHGGRGREDGSEGGTPPPPRQLKPQRATLVTVDGEPQLELETLLKASAFVIGATGSSIVYKAVLADGTALAVRRIGDGCTLDRLKDFEAQVRGLAKFRHPNLLRLRGFYWGADEKLLIHDFASKGSLANISFTSKFLLFPLVNTDFIQRCVIVCLLFSEKPGSSVSSHLNWESRLRVARGLARGLAYLHEKKATHGNIKLSNVLLDSEMQPKIADFGLDHLISGDGGPRLSASARLFGTKRPVQLQSSNSTELPSPASSGVTEVSPRASTSSTAAAALTTAARYQAPERLKYLKPNAKWDVYSFGALLLELVAGRPLSEAEIGQGSVGFMVEERNRILRMADPTVRGEVEGREEALLSCFKLGFACCAVAPHRRPSMKDAVQVLEKAVLATSGVSSTVGL
- the LOC122053196 gene encoding probable LRR receptor-like serine/threonine-protein kinase At4g37250 isoform X2 produces the protein MKSSKCVLALLLPLLLLVASAFGFDDDGELLLHFKRSVVSDPLATLEDWNSDDATPCSWNGVACMGFPCLRNATASVASRVVSLILPDSRLSGRIPPELGFLEHLRHLDLSGNALNGTLPASILNASELRVLSLADNEISGEFPDLDAGRLSNLQVLNLSGNALEGEMPATLALLPSLTVVSLANNYLSGELTDGGFGQVEYLDLSSNLINGTIPTGFGGRWLQYLNLSHNLLTGEIPPALASVIPPNATVCLAFNNLTGSVPQEGAFALQKPVAFAGNPGLCGAPLENLCTIPSTFFYKPPDSDTEAPLTAKSPPAIAVLPKNAEGNSPTNGGKGQGRLRPAVVIAIAVGDMAGIGLILAVFFYVYQAEKKKSEQRKETNHEKQQPPATDPECHVFGGFPWCLTKKGNGDSSDETSGESSSAETETEEELHGGRGREDGSEGGTPPPPRQLKPQRATLVTVDGEPQLELETLLKASAFVIGATGSSIVYKAVLADGTALAVRRIGDGCTLDRLKDFEAQVRGLAKFRHPNLLRLRGFYWGADEKLLIHDFASKGSLANISFTKKPGSSVSSHLNWESRLRVARGLARGLAYLHEKKATHGNIKLSNVLLDSEMQPKIADFGLDHLISGDGGPRLSASARLFGTKRPVQLQSSNSTELPSPASSGVTEVSPRASTSSTAAAALTTAARYQAPERLKYLKPNAKWDVYSFGALLLELVAGRPLSEAEIGQGSVGFMVEERNRILRMADPTVRGEVEGREEALLSCFKLGFACCAVAPHRRPSMKDAVQVLEKAVLATSGVSSTVGL